AAGTCATCTGCTAAAACTGTTGGAAAATCGGTAAAAAAAGCGAAGGCAAAGAAAGCGGTCAAAAAAGTTGTGAAGCCTACGCCTAAAAAAGCCAAACCAAAGGCAAAACCGGCTAAGAAAAAAGGTAAGAAAAAATAGTGAAGTACCAAGTCACCCATACATTTCCAGTCACGTTAGAGAAACTTTTGCATGCAAGAGAGGAGAGATACAAACACCTAGATCAGTTCCCTGATCTAAAGAATGTGACCTTACTCGAGGAAAAAAAAGAAGGAAACCTCATTCATCAAAAACGAAAAGTAAGTTTGGAAGGATCCATGCCTGCCGTTTTGTCGGCCGCTCTGAATGACCTTTCCTTACTCGAAGAGTCTACCTTTGATATCACAACCAATACACATGAGTTTAAAATTTCCCCTCCAGGGAAAGACAATGTGTTTGTGATCAAAGGGAAAAGTAAGTATGAAGCGAGTGGTGCCGAATCCAAGCGGTCCTATGATGTGGATGTCGTATCGAGTTTACTCTTTGTTTCTCCTATCGTTGAGAAGGCGATTGAAGAAATTCACAAACATAGTTTGGAAAAGGACAGAAAATCCATCGCCAAATTTTTAGGGGTTGAATCCTAAGGAAGAAGTGAAAACTTCTTCCCCAACCTTACTCCGCTCCGTTCTCGAGCTCAATTTGACGGTCCTCATCATGGGGAACGTCACTTTGTTTGCCAAACTCCTTCCATTCCCTGCCGTCACCATCATCTCAGGCCGAGCCCTGTTTTCCGTTTTGATCTTAGGATTGTTTTTTGCCCTCCGACGTAAGTCGATATCGTACAAAAGTTTTAAAGATTTTGGTTTTGTCTTTGGGATTGGGATCTTATTTGCCCTTCACTGGGTGACTTATTTCCACTCCATCCAAGTTTCCACAGTTGCCGTGGGGATGTTATCACTTTTCACCTATCCCGTGTTTTCTGCCATCTTGGAACCTTTGTTTGGTGGCAAAAAACCAGAACCATTTGCTTTGTTTTTAGCTTCATTTTCGCTCTTTGGACTTTTTCTCATTGTGCCTGATCTTTCTTGGGACAACCAAATGTTCCAAGGTGTGGTTTGGGGAGTGGTTTCTGCGGTATTGTATGCCATCCGAAATTTACTCACAAAAGAAATGCATGTCCATTACCCCAGTTCCCAAATCCTTTTCACCCAACTCTTTGCCACCTCACTTGTGTTATTACCATTTGCGGATGGACTTTCCCAGATGCTTGCGGAACCCAAATATTTGCTCTTCCAGATCATCCTTGCAGGGATTTTTACTTCCCTTGCCCATACGATTTGGATTCGCAGTTTGTCAAATTTGTCTGTGACAACGGCGGGAACCCTTTCCACACTGAGCCCAATTTACGGAAGTTTGGCGGCATGGTACTTTCTTGGAGAAGTCCCACCCGAGAGATTATGGCTCGGGGGAGGGGTGATTTTATTTTGTGCCGTGATGGAAGTGTTTCGTAAACAAAAAGAGAATAGGCCAACTGCCATTGAGAAACTGGATTCAGATTCCAGTGGGAAATCTTAAATCTAATTTGTCCAAAAAATTTGATTCGCATCATTTGGATTATGCGTTAGTAGGTCGGACTGTATTTGACTAGCAATTCTTCTAGAATTTTGGAAGGAGTTTCAAAGTAGGGGTGGTCTCTAAAGATTTCTTGGTATTCTCTCCGTTGGAAATCTTCATCTTCACATTCCAAATTTTTGATTTGTTCTTTTACTCTTTGGACATGGGGTGCTGAAAAACGAGGGTTCTTTGCATCAATCCAACCATGGTTTTGGAAACTTTTCATTTTTTTGGAACACCGGCAAGGATTGGATGTATTGATGAGACCACATTTGTCGTCCATAAATTTGTAGAGGTCTTGTCTTGCCCGACTCAAACGTTTGCGAAAGGCATCGTGTGAAATCCCAATGATTTCGGCACTTTCCTTATCACTTAGTCCCATGATATCAGCCATAAGGAGCGAAATTCTTTGTTCCCGATCTAGGCAAAGTAACATACCGAGAGTACATGATGCTTTTGCTTCTTCGACAAGGATTTTATTTTCGGGGTTCGAAAGTTCGTCGGTTGGGACTTCGATGTCTGGCATTTGTTTTAATTCATTCGCATAGCTAGAAAATCCGGTCGTGAGTTCTTCCAACTTCCCACGTTTTGCATTTAACGCATAATTTACGGTTATGCGATATGTCCAAGTTTTGAAACTGGCACGATTGGGATCATAAGCGGCAAGATTGGTCGCAAGTTTGAACAATACTTCTTGGGTGGCATCTTCTGCTTCTTCTGGGTTCAGTAAAATACGACGGATGACATTATAAATCCAGGATTGCACTCCTTTGAGTAAAGTCTCCAAAGCACGGCGGTCTCCCGTCCGTGCCTTCTCAATGAGAATCAGATCTTCTTCCCGATTGGTTTTCATTAAAGTGCCTGCCGTTCAAACAATTCAAAGACCAAAGTTTGTTTCATCAAACCAAAAAACTCTTTTCCCGTTTCTGTGTTTTGCAGATTTTTACCTGCTTCATGGCAATCTTCCACTTGTTCCCAATACAGAAGGTCCATCATTACACCTTCGGTTGTTTTGGATTGGAAGGCCCTCCAAGCGAGAAATCCCTTTTGGGTTTTCAGAATGGGTAACATCTTTTTTCTCATTTCATGGTAATGTTCCAAATTGGAACTCTCACAGGTGACGATGGCCACTTCTACTGCTGTACTTGTGGGTAAACTTTCCAAGGTCAGTAACTCTTGGCCAACTTGTTTCAAACTCTCTATCATGGGTTTCTCCTTTTTTGGCATTTTTGCCTCTAGTATGGATACCCAAGAAAAGTCAGTTTGTGACAGAAGCGGGGAAAAAAATGTGGGGTTTTTTAAAAACGGGAGAGGTCGCTATCGAAACCCAGTGTGTGAACGCTTTCTTTTTGTTTTTTTACGGAATGAATTCACTCAATCATAGAGCCTGTTGGTTCAATCTTCAGAAATTCCTTCCAGGTTTTGTAATGGTATAATTCCTTCGCAGTAAAACCGACAAAGATTCCAAATGGAATTTGAGTGATGAGTCCTAAAAGAATTGGAGTGTGGGAGGCGACGATTCCATAAGTAAGATTGATCGTAATATCAAAAATCATTACGATGATTGCTAAAAGAATCGCAATTCTCAAATTGAGGAAAAGAAGTAAGATCACAAGTGGATCGAAAAAAACTAAGGATGTCCAAAACACATTTAAGGCGAAAGGAGCAAACGTATATCCCAAAAAACCTAAGTTTAGGATATCTATGGTATGAGATACAGTACCGACAATAAAGCCGATACAAAAAATGAAAAAAACAATTCGATTCTTACGATGCAAATGATAGCCCTTATCTAGAGATTGTATCACGTTCCTTCACTCGCTAGGGTCCACTCCCCGCCACCGATAGTAGCGGAAATCCTTTCTGGATAAGGAGTGCAATCTTGGATTTATACAGATTTGAACTGCCATTTAGAAACGTTTCCAGAAAGATTGGAGCGGATAGCGGGATCGCCTAATGGATGGAATGCGAATGTTCGGTCCAATTGCGAGGCGCACTCCGTCCTTCGTGAAAACTATTTCAGAAAAAATTTCATTCGTGGAGGTGGTGGATCACCCGTACGAGTTTTTCTTGGACTTCCTTTGCGATGGATTCAAGTTCGGAGTTTTGGACTAGTTTTGTCATGGTCATAGGGTCAAAGATGGATACTTTGATTTCCCCGTTTTTTTCTTCGGTCACCACCACATTGCATGGTAATAACATTCCTATTTCGTCTGCGGTTTGTAAGGCTCTATGCGCAAAACTGGGGTTACAGGCACCGAGGATGGTATACCGTTTGAAATCGACACCAATTTTTTCTTTTAAGGTTTGTTTGACATCAATCGTGGTGAGAACACCAAACCCTTCTTTTTTCAAAGCTTCTGTGGTATCAGCAATGGTTTCTTCAAAACTCTTTTTTCTGTGAACGGTTAAGCCTAACATAAAACCTCCGAATTCCTATACCCCATAGGGTATAGGTGGTTTGAGAAGTTGCAAGAGATTTTTTAAAAAAAATTAAGGGCTGGATTCTTTTTTGGGAAGTTTTTGCATCTCTTCCACACTTGGGAGTTGTTTGGATGCATGTCTGATTTCGCCCGATGCATTGAGTAAAAAGTATTGGGGGAGTGGTTCGTTTTTCAGGGAGGCAAACCGATCATCTAAGATCAAGGTTTGGAAATCGTTGTCGCGAGGGGTGTAGTTGAGAAGGACGTAGGTGCCAAGGTCAGGTTTTCCTTCCCCACATTCCAAACCTTTTAACATTTCACAACGGGATTTGGTGATGGAAAGTAAGATGAGTTTTCCCTCTCTTGAGGCTTGTCCAAAGGCAAAGGACTTGTTATGACCCCAGTGGATTTCTTCACTTGCCATTTGGTTGATTTTGATGTAACCAAAAACGAGGAGTAAAATAAAGAGTGGCATCGCCAAAAAACCGACAAGGTAAAAAACGCGAGAATATTTCTGCATACAAGTCTATGGAAAGGGACTGTCCCATTCCCGCCAAGTTCAATTTTTGAGCTTTCGTAAAGCTAAAACTGTAAAAAAAACTACACTCTCTTCTTCCCATTCCTATTCTGGTTCAAAGAGAGAATCCTTAGGAGCATTTAATGGAGATTTGGTACACTGAAAAATTGGAATTAGAAAAAGGGCGAGCTGTGAGTTACCGAGTAACAAAAACAATCGAAAGCCTACAATCTCCGTTCCAAAAAATTGATATATTTGAGACACAATCATTTGGTCGTATGTTTACACTTGATGGTGTAACAATGGTTACCAACAAAGACGAACATTCTTATCATGAGATGATTGCCCACATCCCGATGATGAGCCATCCCAATCCAGAATCAGTGCTTGTGATTGGAGGAGGAGATGGAGGAACCGTTCGCGAAGTTTTAAAACACCCATCTGTCAAAGAAGTTGTGTTATGCGAGATTGACAAAGCAGTGGTTGATATTAGTTATAAATACTTTCCTGAATGTGCAGATGCAATGAAAGACCCAAAGGTTATCCATCACTATGATGATGGTGCCAAATTTGCCCGTGACAATAAAGGTAGATTTGATGTGATCCTTGTGGATTCCAGTGACCCTGTGGGTCCTGCAGAAGTTTTGTTTAAAGAACCATTCTTTCGGGATATGGCAAGTGCCTTAAAACCAACAGGGATCATTGCGACCCAAGCGGAATCCTTTTGGTACCATGGAGATGTGATCACATCTCTATTTGAATTCATCCCAAAAATTTTTCCTGAGTATGGATACTATTACACAACCATTCCCACATACCCATCTGGGATCATTGGGTTTACATTTTTATCCAATGCAATTGATCCGTATGCAGTGACCCCAGATCCGAAACGAGTGCCAAAAGGTCTTAAGTATTATAGCCCTGAGATCCACAAAGCAGCATTTGTTTTGCCTGAGTTTGCCAAAGCCTATATCAAACGAAAAGGTTAAGAGTTTTGTGATAAACCGCTTTCTCTTTCAGATCCTCCTACTTGTCTTTTGGTTTGTGTTTCCGATTCGATTGGAAACACAAGAAACAAAGGCAACGGAGATGGAATTGGAAGCGGAATCCTATGAGGAACGTGGGTATCCCAAACGTGCCAACCTCATCCGTGAAAAACTGAAACGAATTCGGAAAGATAACTTCCAAACCAAAAATCCAGAACCAG
This Leptospira biflexa serovar Patoc strain 'Patoc 1 (Paris)' DNA region includes the following protein-coding sequences:
- a CDS encoding DUF2505 family protein — translated: MKYQVTHTFPVTLEKLLHAREERYKHLDQFPDLKNVTLLEEKKEGNLIHQKRKVSLEGSMPAVLSAALNDLSLLEESTFDITTNTHEFKISPPGKDNVFVIKGKSKYEASGAESKRSYDVDVVSSLLFVSPIVEKAIEEIHKHSLEKDRKSIAKFLGVES
- a CDS encoding DMT family transporter, giving the protein MKTSSPTLLRSVLELNLTVLIMGNVTLFAKLLPFPAVTIISGRALFSVLILGLFFALRRKSISYKSFKDFGFVFGIGILFALHWVTYFHSIQVSTVAVGMLSLFTYPVFSAILEPLFGGKKPEPFALFLASFSLFGLFLIVPDLSWDNQMFQGVVWGVVSAVLYAIRNLLTKEMHVHYPSSQILFTQLFATSLVLLPFADGLSQMLAEPKYLLFQIILAGIFTSLAHTIWIRSLSNLSVTTAGTLSTLSPIYGSLAAWYFLGEVPPERLWLGGGVILFCAVMEVFRKQKENRPTAIEKLDSDSSGKS
- a CDS encoding RNA polymerase sigma factor, which encodes MKTNREEDLILIEKARTGDRRALETLLKGVQSWIYNVIRRILLNPEEAEDATQEVLFKLATNLAAYDPNRASFKTWTYRITVNYALNAKRGKLEELTTGFSSYANELKQMPDIEVPTDELSNPENKILVEEAKASCTLGMLLCLDREQRISLLMADIMGLSDKESAEIIGISHDAFRKRLSRARQDLYKFMDDKCGLINTSNPCRCSKKMKSFQNHGWIDAKNPRFSAPHVQRVKEQIKNLECEDEDFQRREYQEIFRDHPYFETPSKILEELLVKYSPTY
- a CDS encoding antibiotic biosynthesis monooxygenase family protein gives rise to the protein MIESLKQVGQELLTLESLPTSTAVEVAIVTCESSNLEHYHEMRKKMLPILKTQKGFLAWRAFQSKTTEGVMMDLLYWEQVEDCHEAGKNLQNTETGKEFFGLMKQTLVFELFERQAL
- a CDS encoding DUF302 domain-containing protein — its product is MLGLTVHRKKSFEETIADTTEALKKEGFGVLTTIDVKQTLKEKIGVDFKRYTILGACNPSFAHRALQTADEIGMLLPCNVVVTEEKNGEIKVSIFDPMTMTKLVQNSELESIAKEVQEKLVRVIHHLHE
- the speE gene encoding polyamine aminopropyltransferase, whose translation is MEIWYTEKLELEKGRAVSYRVTKTIESLQSPFQKIDIFETQSFGRMFTLDGVTMVTNKDEHSYHEMIAHIPMMSHPNPESVLVIGGGDGGTVREVLKHPSVKEVVLCEIDKAVVDISYKYFPECADAMKDPKVIHHYDDGAKFARDNKGRFDVILVDSSDPVGPAEVLFKEPFFRDMASALKPTGIIATQAESFWYHGDVITSLFEFIPKIFPEYGYYYTTIPTYPSGIIGFTFLSNAIDPYAVTPDPKRVPKGLKYYSPEIHKAAFVLPEFAKAYIKRKG